In a genomic window of Styela clava chromosome 11, kaStyClav1.hap1.2, whole genome shotgun sequence:
- the LOC120347726 gene encoding phosphate-regulating neutral endopeptidase PHEX-like, whose product MKNYNYFVFILGFLALLGTNVQAVDEESEKEYDSEVEDELDVISDVEQSPNENLRDSLMGLNSEESANENEDMDEDLTDENDEVENEKEILTMMENSIQERGLSMRLTNLLRELRKKYGIEKANSQKGTCSKFRGRRNVIHKCTTENTLLGNVIACRLNCKGGYHLRHPVPHYELCGAATKYRWTYELRGDSKSGERCIKGKSSKPLPTACKSPNCVSTAAYYMDKIDYNVNPCDDFYKYSCGRWLTETPFPPDSRGKYQTYTVLRNRVKRNMAELLEKKVRKSDISAVKKAKIVYKSCMNTELINDLGKKPLLDFLQGDLTWPVISSDWSPDQFDLEATLATLRGRYHNNVLFTTRVGKSSGQYVLQTWKGKMAMPNRYYFESRYANRKAAYYSLMKDTAVMLGADEDRAEEQMKKVLDFETRIALMKILDMDYLSTKSISEMNNDIPGINWLKLFKRMIWTSTITTDTKVQVWNIAYLKDLIKFVKKTDPQVVQNYMVWRIVKHRMRNLDISFQKRYLQYKRTFYGTTKLRERWYTCANYAIFSMKGPTGKMFVDKYFSPAKKHTAKDMFENIRNGFIELLKTEVTWMDKKTKEYAKEKALAIKPYIGYNKQIYENDTYLDDEWKQLLAKKNDYFGNVVRILTQMSQNGFKKLGTTYDANARVSPSTRPTMVNAFYNPSHNSITLPAGEMQYPFYWGDKFPRMFQYGAIGTILGHEITHGFDNRGRKHDKFGKLKNWWSDKSLQQFNQRTGCIEKQYSNYWWPAAREYIDGSQTLGENIADNGGIRESYQGYQIWLKKHNITGEDIEPATGLTNNQMFFVGFANVRCAKYTHQAAEHTVANSVHSPGRYRVIGSLQNFDKFSEAFQCKRGSYMNPTKKCILW is encoded by the exons ATGAAGAATTATaactattttgtatttatactGGGTTTCTTGGCTCTGCTCGGTACCAATGTTCAAGCTGTAGACGAGGAAAGCGAGAAAGAATACGATTCAGAAGTAGAAGATGAATTGGACGTTATAAGCGACGTG GAACAATCTCCCAATGAAAACCTTCGGGATTCGTTAATGGGACTAAATTCCGAAGAATCAGCGAATGAAAATGAAGATATGGATGAGGATTTGACAGACGAGAATGATGAAGTAGAAAATGAGAAGGAGATTTTAACAATGATGGAGAATAGTATACAAGAGAGGGGACTTTCCATGCGACTTACAAATCTTCTTCGTGAACTTAGAAAGAAATATGGGATTGAGAAGGCTAATTCACAAAAAG GGACATGCTCAAAATTTCGTGGACGTAGAAACGTTATTCACAAGTGCACAACCGAGAATACACTGCTCGGTAACGTCATTGCTTGTCGATTGAATTGCAAGGGAGGTTATCATCTTAGACATCCTGTACCTCACTATGAACTCTGCGGCGCCGCGACTAAATATAGATGGACCTATGAATTGAGAGGTGACTCTAAATCAGGAGAAAGATGTATTAAAG GGAAGTCGTCAAAACCGTTGCCCACTGCCTGTAAATCACCAAACTGCGTTTCTACAG CTGCCTACTATATGGACAAAATTGACTACAATGTAAATCCGTGTGATGACTTTTATAAATACAGTTGTGGTCGTTGGTTGACTGAAACACCATTTCCACCAGACAGTCGTGGAAAATATCAAACTTACACTGTTCTGAGAAATCGTGTGAAAAGAAATATGGCag AATTATTGGAAAAGAAGGTTCGTAAAAGTGACATAAGCGCTGTTAAAAAGGCAAAAATCGTTTACAAATCTTGCATGAACACAG AGCTAATCAACGATCTTGGAAAAAAACCGCTGCTTGATTTTCTGCAAGGTGATTTAACATGGCCGGTCATCAGTTCTGATTGGTCTCCCGATCAATTTGATCTGGAGGCCACTCTTGCAACGCTGAGAGGAAGATATCACAACAATGTCCTTTTCACGACTCGAGTTGGTAAAAGCTCAGGCCAATACGTACTTCAG acttggaaAGGAAAGATGGCGATGCCAAATCGATATTACTTTGAGTCAAGATATGCAaac AGAAAAGCGGCCTATTATTCTTTAATGAAAGATACGGCTGTAATGTTAGGGGCTGATGAAGATAGGGCGGAGGAACAAATGAAGAAAGTTTTAGATTTTGAGACAAGAATCGCGCTCATGAAAATTCTCGATATGGACTATCTTTCAACTAAATCAATATCCGAAATGAATAACGATATACCTGGA ATCAACTGGTTGAAACTATTCAAACGGATGATATGGACAAGTACAATTACAACGGATACGAAAGTACAAGTCTGGAATATTGCTTATCTCAAGGATTTAATAAAATTCGTGAAAAAAACAGATCCACA AGTTGTGCAGAATTACATGGTATGGCGTATCGTCAAACATCGCATGCGAAATTTAGATATTAGCTTCCAGAAAAGATATCTTCAGTATAAAAGAACATTTTACGGTACTACGAAACTTCGTGAACGCTGGTACACTTGTGCGAACTATGCCATATTTTCGATGAAAGGACCAACAGGAAAAATGTTTGTCGACAAATACTTTTCACCAGCAAAGAAGCATACG GCGAAAGATATGTTTGAGAACATAAGAAATGGATTTATAGAACTTTTGAAAACCGAAGTGACGTGGATGGACAAGAAAACGAAAGAATACGCAAAAGAGAAGGCATTGGCAATAAAACCATATATCGGATACAACAAACAGATTTATGAAAACGATACTTATTTAGATGATGAATGGAAACAG CTACTTGCGAAAAAGAATGATTATTTCGGAAACGTTGTTCGGATTCTCACGCAAATGTCACAAAACGGATTTAAAAAATTAGGAACAACTTATGATGCTAATGCTAGAGTATCACCATCGACTCGACCCACGATGGTCAATGCTTTTTATAATCCGTCTCACAACTCAATAA CTTTACCAGCAGGAGAAATGCAGTACCCATTCTACTGGGGAGACAAATTTCCAAG AATGTTCCAATACGGTGCTATAGGAACAATTCTAGGGCATGAAATCACCCACGGATTTGATAACCGAGGTCGCAAACACGACAAATTTGGTAAACTCAAGAATTGGTGGTCAGATAAATCACTTCAACAATTCAATCAAAGAACAGGTTGCATTGAGAAACAATACAGCAACTACTGGTGGCCGGCAGCAAGAGAATAT ATTGATGGAAGTCAAACACTTGGTGAAAATATAGCCGACAACGGTGGAATAAGAGAATCGTACCAA GGTTATCAAATTTGGTTGAAGAAACACAACATTACCGGTGAAGACATTGAACCTGCTACTGGACTGACAAATAATCAGATGTTCTTTGTGGGTTTTGCAAAC GTACGTTGTGCAAAATATACACACCAGGCTGCTGAACATACGGTTGCCAACAGCGTACACAGTCCCGGAAGATATAG GGTAATCGGATCACTTCAAAACTTTGATAAATTTTCGGAGGCATTTCAATGCAAACGGGGATCTTACATGAATCCAACAAAGAAATGCATTTTGTGGTGA
- the LOC120347691 gene encoding uncharacterized protein LOC120347691, giving the protein MNSFRAFKLKLPKKTDEETTKNWNSESSGQVTITSDTKYFHAGEDRYKNFASPNVSIPDFSSYGGPPYYSKHAVDEDLCFMQRNTSSEKSDVSQPGFSMIQRRFAAPLFTSMFSSQNPVSCPTFGMYNPLPEVMNRSTETTTAASVTPKHATPTVTLFGGCASPPLNDSDTSSKCSSSPGSIDSGYQAGSLDLLEESMNVSDTDVKQEVEKREGSFECSFCKRTFSYLCHLKVHERVHTGEKPYLCKFCPQQFSQLGSLTVHMRIHTGAKPYQCRECSKNFRHVNSLRRHQRQVHNMTATQLAPVLDKRVKLEQMQEQYRVNDRSVEDSESKRKRTAVDARALYHQQIFQPYNHGYFAQRNIFPGIAPGMLWPQKSVIAPSQGGIVSNLDRCEYNNKVIQDLEDTRRCKKFGQDVKSGIQNAAEALLSLSDSTTPLPRKNLAPKTWRPFMTEEDEEKPLKIERGEISHTDNRNGTGHGQHRNMKSIPTFPPPYSGNASKNERITHLKQEMTKLPRLIPISVVRSERAFLKPQGSYFPVYKSQEEQHISPYISPYLGPPPPSLRGEQQQPNERSDKKESNLQVAAGENLARYWNFNEHSSKEDDSSDEGFLSSCSTGEGKTPSSKSEGLEVIAEHEGKSISREVSV; this is encoded by the exons ATGAATTCTTTCCGTGCATTCAAATTGAAGTTGCCGAAAAAAACTGACGAGGAAACCACAAAGAATTGGAACAGTGAGTCCTCAGGTCAGGTTACAATAACAAGCGACACGAAGTATTTCCATGCGGGAGAAGATCGATATAAAAACTTTGCGAGTCCCAATGTTTCCATTCCAGATTTTTCATCTTATGGGGGCCCCCCGTATTATTCAAAACATGCCGTAGATGAGGACCTTTGTTTTATGCAAAGAAATACAAGCAGTGAAAAGTCGGATGTATCCCAGCCAGGGTTTTCTATGATACAGAGAAGATTCGCTGCACCGCTGTTTACTAGCATGTTTAGTTCTCAAAATCCCGTATCATGCCCGACGTTCGGTATGTATAATCCATTACCGGAAGTCATGAACCGTTCGACGGAAACTACAACAGCTGCAAGTGTTACACCAAAGCATGCCACGCCGACAGTTACACTTTTTGGGGGATGCGCTTCGCCGCCACTCAATGACAGCGATACCAGTTCGAAGTGCTCATCTTCGCCTGGTAGTATTGATTCGGGTTACCAAGCTGGTAGCCTAGATTTACTTGAAGAGTCAATGAATGTGTCTGATACTGACGTCAAGCAAGAAGTAGAAAAAAGAGAAGGCTCATTCGAATGCTCATTTTGCAAACGAACATTCTCCTATCTATGCCATTTGAAAGTGCATGAAAGG gTACACACGGGAGAGAAACCATATCTCTGCAAATTTTGTCCTCAGCAGTTTAGCCAGCTTGGATCACTGACAGTACACATGCGAATACACACTGGTGCTAAACCTTACCAGTGCCGAGAATGTTCCAAAAATTTTCGACATGTCAACAGCCTTCGTCGTCACCAAAGACAG GTTCATAACATGACCGCCACACAGCTTGCACCGGTGTTAGACAAGCGTGTGAAACTTGAACAAATGCAAGAGCAGTATCGAGTCAATGACAGAAGTGTAGAAGACAGCGAATCTAAAAGGAAACGAACAGCAGTTGATGCACGTGCATTATATCACCAACAAATCTTTCAGCCTTACAATCACGGTTATTTTGCTCAGAGAAATATTTTCCCCGGTATAGCACCAGGGATGTTGTGGCCGCAGAAAAGTGTCATTGCTCCCAGTCAAGGAGGCATCGTGTCAAATTTGGATCGTTGTGAATACAACAATAAAGTCATCCAAGACCTGGAAGATACACGGAGATGTAAAAAATTTGGGCAAGATGTGAAATCTGGAATTCAAAATGCTGCAGAAGCTCTTCTTTCATTGTCAGATTCTACTACACCATTACCCAGAAAGAATCTTGCTCCCAAGACATGGAGACCTTTTATGACGGAAGAAGACGAGGAAAAACCTTTGAAAATTGAACGTGGAGAAATTTCCCACACTGATAATAGGAACGGCACTGGTCACGGACAACACAGAAATATGAAATCGATACCAACTTTTCCCCCTCCATATTCAGGAAATGcttcaaaaaatgaaagaataacacATTTGAAGCAGGAGATGACAAAGCTCCCCCGCTTAATTCCGATCTCGGTGGTAAGGAGCGAAAGGGCATTTCTAAAACCACAAGGCtcatattttcctgtttataaaAGTCAAGAAGAACAACATATCAGTCCATACATATCGCCGTATTTAGGGCCACCGCCACCGTCCCTTCGCGGGGAACAGCAGCAGCCAAACGAACGCTCTGACAAGAAAGAATCGAATCTGCAGGTGGCTGCCGGCGAGAACCTGGCTAGGTATTGGAATTTCAATGAACATTCGTCAAAAGAAGACGATTCGTCTGATGAAGGATTTTTATCTTCTTGTTCCACCGGGGAAGGTAAAACCCCAAGTTCCAAATCAGAAGGTTTGGAAGTAATTGCTGAACATGAAGGGAAATCTATTTCCAGAGAAGTTTCAGTTTGA
- the LOC120347113 gene encoding uncharacterized protein LOC120347113 translates to MHLVCWKNSPVRRKLSALSTRVKNKRFYQEFASLVMYHYSHLGIWYVLKLSILAKNFLRLEDGAWFAKVHWKRQPEIYDIIYYVTLCEKDIQAIIIQRGIQKFLDRRRQLRKIQRQKAKIIQRWWRRILQCRQCWVKIKKELEDSNRGRTDPQAIVLSANVQTQTDEEESVEKINSTRLQETTVKATLKTIHDGLIYIINSIESREDNRNSMTVAYDDILPIALALQEAVTSLENSGDGDDMPVHHIEKSAS, encoded by the exons ATGCATCTGGTATGTTGGAAAAACTCACCTGTAAGAAGGAAATTATCTGCACTGAGTACTCGAGTCAAG AACAAACGTTTTTATCAAGAATTTGCCAGTTTAGTTATGTATCATTACTCTCATCTTGGAATATGGTATGTTTTAAAACTGTCTATACTTGCGAAGAACTTTCTTCGCCTGGAAGACGGTGCTTGGTTTGCTAAG GTTCATTGGAAAAGACAACCAGAAATATACGATATCATATACTATGTTACATTGTGCGAAAAAGACATACAAGCCATCATTATTCAAag AGGAATCCAAAAGTTTCTTGACCGCAGAAGACAAttgagaaaaatacaacgaCAAAAAGCAAAGATAATTCAAAGATGGTGGAGGCGAATTCTTCAATGTAGACAATGTTGGGTGAAGATAAAGAAG GAACTGGAAGATAGTAACAGAGGTAGAACCGATCCACAAGCAATTGTTTTGAGTGCAAATGTTCAGACTCAGACTGATGAGGAAGAAAGCGTTGAAAAGATCAATTCAACGAGACTACAG GAAACGACCGTCAAGGCCACACTGAAAACGATCCACGATGGTTTAATCTACATAATAAATTCTATAGAATCGCGTGAAGATAATAGAAACTCGATGACGGTTGCCTACGACGATATCCTGCCGATAGCCTTGGCTCTACAGGAAGCAGTGACATCTTTGGAGAACTCCGGAGATGGAGATGACATGCCAGTGCATCACATTGAGAAGTCAGCATCCTAA